The sequence below is a genomic window from Lycium ferocissimum isolate CSIRO_LF1 chromosome 9, AGI_CSIRO_Lferr_CH_V1, whole genome shotgun sequence.
GTTCTTTCTTGAAAAATTTAGTTCTTGATCACATTTTAAGGTTTGTTTTTTTGGTTCACATAGTTTTTGTCAACTTTTTCTTTCTACACAAACTGTtctggtcttttttttttttttttttttgtgtgtgtgtgtgtgtgtttgtccTGTTTGTTGGTCCTTTTTTTGTGTCTTATTTTGCATCTCATGTATGCTTTAGTCATCAATTCTTGTTTTTCCTAGTACATTTGCTATTTTCAACTGAAAAACTTACTTGGGGTTGTTGTAATGATCTTGTTTTATTTAGTGGTCCTGTTTATTTTGTATTTGCTTGAGTAAAATTAAGATTTAAAACTGCAGTTCACTTTGTAATaggaaaatcacttttttttttttttgtgtgtgtgtgtgtttgtccTGTTTGTTAGAATCAAATTCTTAGTTAAAAAGTACCTCATTAAAGACAAATCCATCTTCATCATTCATCAGCTAAGGTCTTTTTTAGTGTTACCTTTATTATCTCCTGTATgctttaggggtcgtttggtgtgaaggataagcaaaaataaatttcatgaCAAAATTTTAATGCCTCCTTATCGTatgtttggttggaataaaaattcggaataactaatcccgggattagttaccCAGGATTGTAGCCTTATTTTATCCCACTTTGAGGGtgaaataactaatcccgggataagttaTTTCCCAACCAAACGAGCACTTAGTCATCAATTCTTGTTTTTCCCTAGTACATTTGCTATTTTCCACTAAAAAACTTACTTGGGGTCGTTGTAAAGATCTTGATTTATTTAATGTTCCTGTTTATTCGGTTTGGTGTTTTGgttaaatcaagaattgaaaGCTGATGTATAGTACTTTGTAACATGAAGATCACTGTAGATCCTTTTTGTGGGGTCTTCATTGAGTTATATTTTTGTAGTTTAGCTTTGGTTGTAACGCATAGCATTGTGCTTTTGCCACATAAGTATTTGAGTAAGACTTAAATTAATGTCATCTGGTcggttggttttggttttattaCTTACTATATTTAGAGGTGGAGCCACAATTTTAGTTTATGGGTTCTGgatcacaattttttttgcttAGAGTTCTGGATAAATTATTttgtacatattaaataaatttttaacataaataaagaGTATAAGCCAAAGTACCAGTTCTGCCGAACCGGTATTACCACCCTGGCAATAGTTAGGGGCAGATGTAGTCTTTTGGCTACGGGTTCATCTGAACACATAACTTTCGGGACGGAAAGACAAATATGTGTCACAACCTactaaaatatcaagaaatattagATCTGAGCGCATAATTTAACAGTGTACTTGCAATGAGTACAGTATTAAGAATCTTAAAAGTTGAACCCATTATAAATAAATTCGGGATCTGCTTCTGACTATATTAAGTGGAAGGTTTGAAAACTTAAGAGTGGAAACATTATAGATGTTGAAAATTATGGTGGTTCATTGACTTTTTAGTatgtcattttcattttttttttagtggttGTACTAATTTAGTACTACTTAAAAATTTGTTTGGTATATTGGATAAGATCATGAGGTGTGCCTCTTCTACTAACTGCACTAGtgtattttttttggttgtttacAGTTGAAACTTGTCTGAGGATTTCCCATCTGCTGAATCAACTGCAATGGCTGAACGTGTTCTGACTCGTGTTCATAGCCTTCGTGAACGTGTTGATGCCACTTTAGCTGCTCACCGCAATGAGATTCTGCTGTTTCTTTCAAGGTATAGGATGTTCTTGTTTCCTAGGAAAGAAATTTAATTGGTGTGTAAAAAATGCTAGGTGATTGTTTTCCATATGCCCAATTGATGGTGGGCAGAGTTTCTCGATTGTGCTAGTGGAGGTACAGTCAATCTCTTTATAACGGCATTGTTTGTCCAAATATTTATTGGTTGTTacagtgaaatgttgttataagaacatataacataacataacatagaAAACCGGTTCCAAAGAAaacttggtcgttatagtgaaatgttataAAGGATGGTTGTTATAGAGTGGTCCGACTGTAGTAAATACAGTGGAATAGTCTAGGCCATGCAAACTGACCTAGAGACCACAGTTATTATAAAGAAGAGGATTTAGTTGGTGTTATCGCTAACTCTGAAGCATAGACTATTAGATCAGATAGATCATGGCTAAAAAAGGAATAAGGTTTACTTATACTGGTTTTGGTATTATAGGATTGAAAGCCACGGAAAAGGGATCTTGAAACCTCACCAGCTTTTGGCTGAATTTGATGCAATTCGCCAGGATGACAAAAACAAACTGAACGAACATGCATTTGAGGAACTCCTGAAATCCACTCAGGTAATTTTTGTTTTGGCTATATGCGTCACCAAAAGTTCATATTTATATCTTTTTGAGTGTATGTGTGAATATTACTATGATATGTTATACTAGGAAGCGATTGTTCTACCCCCATGGGTTGCACTTGCCATTCGTTTGAGGCCTGGTGTTTGGGAATACATCCGAGTGAATGTCAACGCGCTAGTTGTCGAGGAGCTGTCCGTCCCTGAGTATTTGAATTTCAAGGAAGAACTTGTCGATGGAGCGTAAGTTTTAGCCTTTTATGTGTTACAGAATAGGCTATGAATTCATTGTTCAATGTTAAGTGTGTTTTTTCCCTGATGCAGATCCAATGGAAATTTCGTTCTCGAATTGGATTTTGAGCCTTTCACCGCATCCTTTCCTAAACCAACCCTCACCAAATCTATTGGAAATGGAGTTGAATTCCTCAATAGGCACCTCTCGGCAAAAATGTTCCATGACAAGGAAAGCTTGACCCCGCTTCTTGAATTTCTTCGCGCCCACCATTATAAGGGCAAGGTAACTTGTTAGTCCCCTTCATTTCATTTTGAGGCAGATCCAAGACTCACATTTATGGGATCAATAAGGTTCTTATAATTGAATTTATTGTATTTTTAGGACTATGGATTCAGACCTgctatttagtaaatttttaggCATAGATTTGTGCTCCGTGTTAAAAGTACTTGGTTTAGATGAACGTCCGCAACTGCATTCATTGATAGGTTTAGTTTGAGAATATCTCTTTACCTATTAGGATATTCATTTAGAGGATgatccaggatttaaattttatgggtttaATCTTTAAGGTTCTTAGTATTGAATCTATTGTACTTTTAAGACTATGGTTTCAGACCTACTACTTATTGTAATTTTAGTAACTTTTTATACATAAAGTTATGCTCCGGTGTTAAAAGTACCGGGTTCATATGTTCATCTGCCACTGCATTCATTGATAGGcttatagtttttgaatatcaCTTTACCTATTAGGATAGTCACCAGCAACTGAATCGTGTACTCGATGACTGACGATTATGTTCTAAAGGATAGATTTATAATTTCCTGTACAGACAATGATGCTGAATGACAGAATACAAAATTCAAGTACTCTTCAAAATGTCCTAAGAAAGGCAGAGGAATACCTCATTATGCTCCCCCCCGAAACTCCATATTCCGAATTTGAACACAAATTCCAAGAAATTGgattggagaaaggatggggcGACAAAGCGGAGCGTGTGCTAGAGATGGTATGCATGCTTCTTGATCTCCTTGAGGCTCCTGACTCCTGTACTCTTGAGCAGTTCTTGGGGAGAATTCCTATGGTCTTCAATGTGGTTATCCTTTCCCCCCATGGATATTTTGCCCAAGAAAATGTCTTGGGTTATCCCGACACTGGTGGCCAGGTGCATTACTTAAATCTTGACCTTAATTTCCAACTATGTTTCTAATGCTTACTGCCGATAAATGCTAAGCTCCTTCACCCTTGTTGTGCAGGTTGTCTACATATTAGATCAAGTTCCCGCCTTGGAGCGTGAAATGCTTAAGCGCATAAAGGAGCAAGGACTTGATATCACGCCGCGTATTCTTATTGTTAGTGGTCCCTATAATTGTATATACTGAGGATTGATTATATATTCTCTTCTTGTTAACAACTGATCTTGCTGTTATTCCCAGGTTACTCGTCTGCTACCTGATGCAGTTGGAACCACTTGTGGTCAGCGGCTTGAAAAGGTGTATGGAACGGAGCACTCGCATATTCTTAGGGTCCCCTTTAGGACTGAGAAGGGGATTGTTCGCAAATGGATCTCTCGCTTTGAAGTCTGGCCATACATGGAGACTTTCATTGAGGTGACAAAAGCTTCATTTGTATTTGTCTATCTTCTGATTCGTATTTGGAACAATTTGCTAATTATTAGCACTTTGGTTTTTCATACGTTAGGATGTCGCAAAAGAAATTTCTGCAGAACTGCAGGCCAAGCCAGATTTGATAATCGGCAACTACAGCGAGGGCAATCTTGCTGCTTCTTTGCTGGCTCACAAGCTAGGCGTAACACAGGTGTGTTTTTCACCTCTTATATATTATTTGGTTGCATTTCATTACTTTGGAACAAGgagtactaaatttttttttttgactgtgTTATTTGACTTCTGCAGTGCACCATTGCCCATGCGTTGGAGAAAACAAAGTATCCTGATTCCGACATCTACTGGAAAAAATTCGACGAAAAATACCATTTCTCATCCCAGTTTACGGCGGATCTTATTGCAATGAATCACACTGACTTCATCATCACCAGCACCTTCCAAGAGATAGCAGGAAGGTATAAACAAAcattaattttcttcaattgaaAGA
It includes:
- the LOC132030865 gene encoding sucrose synthase → MAERVLTRVHSLRERVDATLAAHRNEILLFLSRIESHGKGILKPHQLLAEFDAIRQDDKNKLNEHAFEELLKSTQEAIVLPPWVALAIRLRPGVWEYIRVNVNALVVEELSVPEYLNFKEELVDGASNGNFVLELDFEPFTASFPKPTLTKSIGNGVEFLNRHLSAKMFHDKESLTPLLEFLRAHHYKGKTMMLNDRIQNSSTLQNVLRKAEEYLIMLPPETPYSEFEHKFQEIGLEKGWGDKAERVLEMVCMLLDLLEAPDSCTLEQFLGRIPMVFNVVILSPHGYFAQENVLGYPDTGGQVVYILDQVPALEREMLKRIKEQGLDITPRILIVTRLLPDAVGTTCGQRLEKVYGTEHSHILRVPFRTEKGIVRKWISRFEVWPYMETFIEDVAKEISAELQAKPDLIIGNYSEGNLAASLLAHKLGVTQCTIAHALEKTKYPDSDIYWKKFDEKYHFSSQFTADLIAMNHTDFIITSTFQEIAGSKDTVGQYESHMAFTMPGLYRVVHGIDVFDPKFNIVSPGADINLYFPYSEKEKRLTALHPEIDELLYSDVENDEHLCVLKDRSKPILFTMARLDRVKNLTGLVEWYAKNPRLRGLVNLVVVGGDRRKESKDLEEQAEMKKMYELIKTHNLNGQFRWISSQMNRVRNGELYRYIADTRGAFVQPAFYEAFGLTVVEAMTCGLPTFATNHGGPAEIIVHGKSGFHIDPYHGDQAADLLADFFEKCKTEPSHWETISTGGLKRIQEKYTWQIYSERLLTLAAVYGFWKHVSKLDRLEIRRYLEMFYALKYRKMAEAVPLAAE